One genomic segment of Nilaparvata lugens isolate BPH chromosome Y, ASM1435652v1, whole genome shotgun sequence includes these proteins:
- the LOC111044042 gene encoding uncharacterized protein LOC111044042, producing MKRKTEDSYRRILTYTKNQLLTWEIQSITTDFEIGLVNSVRNIFPDARHQGCWFHYTQAIWRHVVVEGLTNVIHNNFDAKRVVKMLMTLPHLPPHQGPPHDDRVPPYGIVDGLNAINNYVDEGLLDHRLTRVIAYVRRYWVGVIGVESLSTFQAPRRTNNHLESFHTRMLAAFGVNLDVWSFIRKLREVERSSFDDLQRLDRDDPQRVRRARSDNNANSDAIRMALRRLTRQEITLINFLTTVSHCADNLLERGFIQQHNGLQEAVVVDEEIIEWMLPVAGEEVVVAAENVRPPARRRRRRQQGVLQRPIEAQQQPHAAPRLSNCVICLNNECTHIALPCGHICMCEECAEQNLLHMNGQPRCPLCNIHCTHYQRVYLNFQ from the exons ATGAAGAGGAAGACGGAGGACAGTTATAGGAGAATACTGACATACACGAAGAATCAATTGCTGACGTGGGAGATCCAATCAATCACCACCGACTTTGAGATTGGGCTGGTGAATTCTGTAAGGAACATTTTCCCCGACGCACGTCACCAGGGTTGCTGGTTCCACTATACGCAA GCAATTTGGAGGCACGTTGTAGTCGAGGGCCTGACCAACGTTATTCACAACAATTTTGATGCGAAAAGAGTTGTGAAAATGCTTATGACGCTCCCACACCTTCCGCCCCATCAAGGACCTCCCCATGATGACCGGGTCCCCCCATATGGCATAGTTGATGGCTTGAATGCCATAAACAATTATGTTGATGAGGGACTCCTCGACCATCGGTTGACGAGAGTCATTGCATATGTCAGGAG gTATTGGGTGGGGGTGATTGGCGTGGAGAGCCTCTCCACCTTCCAGGCACCTCGGAGGACTAATAATCACCTCGAGAGCTTCCACACTAGGATGTTGGCTGCATTCGGAGTCAACCTGGATGTGTGGAGTTTTATAC gaaaattgaGAGAAGTTGAAAGATCATCATTTGATGATCTACAACGTTTAGACAGAGACGATCCGCAACGTGTGCGTAGGGCTCGAAGTGACAACAACGCCAACTCTGATGCAATCAGGATGGCGCTGCGGCGATTAACGCGCCAGGAAATTACACTAATAAATTTCCTGACGACGGTGAGCCATTGTGCTGACAACCTGTTAGAACGGGGATTTATCCAACAGCACAATGGCCTCCAGGAAGCGGTCGTCGTTGACGAGGAAATAATTGAGTGGATGTTGCCAGTGGCAggagaggaggtggtggtggcaGCAGAAAATGTAAGGCCACCTGCCCGACGCCGCCGAAGAAGACAGCAGGGAGTCCTGCAGCGTCCCATCGAGGCCCAGCAGCAGCCACATGCAGCACCACGGTTGAGCAATTGCGTGATTTGTTTGAACAATGAATGTACGCACATTGCTCTTCCGTGTGGGCACATTTGCATGTGCGAGGAATGTGCCGAGCAAAATCTATTGCACATGAACGGGCAGCCCCGTTGCCCACTATGCAACATACATTGTACACACTATCAAAGGGTGTACTTAAATTTTCAGTAA